A region of the Nodosilinea sp. FACHB-141 genome:
GTGCGGCCTGACCCATTTCCCTGAACCTTGAGCTCGGCAAGGCGATTGAGCGATCTACTAATGCTACGTGGCTGTGGCACTTGACCTTTCCCGGCGGGCCAGCCTTCGCGTTGACCAGTTCGATCACCATCCGTTGCTTCAGTCTGGTCATGAAATAGGATTTGCTGTGTCGGGAAGGGCAAATCAATACCATTTGCTGTTAGCTTATTTTTAATGTTGGTCAACACTCGATCTTGTAGGTCTAGCACATCTGCACGACGAGGGGGTTGCACCCACCAGCGAGCGCGAATATTAACACTGCTGCCTGCTAATTCAACCAAAATTGCATCAGGAGTAGGAGTTTTTAATACCCCGTCTGTTTCATATATTGCTTCTAGAATGAGCCGTCGTGCTTCGTCAATGTCATCACCGTAACCAATGCCAATATCGCACTCTAGGCGGCGATTTTCAAACGCAGTATTGACTGTGACAGAATTTGTGAACAACTCAGAATTTGGGATTACAATCCGCCGTCCGTCATAAGTTCTAATGGTCGTTGCTCGGGTTTCAATATTCTCTACAGTACCTTCAAAATCCTTAAACACGATTTGGTCGTCGATTTGAAAGGGTTCAGTTAGCAGTATTAAAATACCCGCTAGAAAGTTTTGCAAAATATCTCGAAACGCAAAGCCGATCGCGACACCACTGATTCCAAGTAGCTGCACTAAGTCACTGGCTTTAAGCGATGGAATCACGATAGTCAGCGCAATGAACAAGCCCACTAAAATAGTTGTGCCTTGTGCCAACCGTCCCAGCACCATTCCCAAATTGCGAGCTTGACGGCGATTGCGCGTTAAGTTTCTAACTATTTTCTTGATCGCTCTAGCAACGAAGAAAAAGCTCGCAAAGACAATCAATGCCAGCACCACGTTTGGCAACAAAATGATGATGCCATTCACCATTGCCTGCATCCTGTCTAGGAGAGTTGACATTTCTTCACTCATCACCCAACTGTCATAGAAAGCACTTGTATGTTAGTGGAAGTTAGGAAAACCAACTTCTCTCTGAGGTTGTTAATTCTCCTGCCTCAAGCTTTGAATCTCAGTTCGCAGGGCTGTAATTTCGTCTCTTAGGGCGTCGATCGATTTTGCTCCGACAATCTCTGCTTCGTCATCGTCAGCATCTTGTCCGATAAAGAATGTGGCTAACGTTGCTGTCACATAACCGAATACGGCAAATGCATACAGCGCCAGCAGAAAGCAGAGGATGCGACCTTCTACCGTTTTGGGAAAGTAGTCTGAGCCCATTGTGGTCATCAGCATTGCTGTCCACCAAAGCGCAGTGCCGTAGCTATCAAATCCCGGCAAATCTGGAGCATCTTGCTCAAACGCATACATTCCCGCAGCTCCAACCAGTGTGATAATTGCTGTCATCATCACCACATAGCCAAAGCCACGCCGCACAAAGGTGGCTGAGAGTGATCGCATACTGCGATTGGTGCGAGTCATCACACGTAACAGCCGCAAGCCTCGAACTGCTCGCGTGGTTTGTAAGATTCGCATCACACGCATAAACCGCAACACGCGCAAGGCGGGTAAAAGTAATGCAATAGCTGAAATCCAATTTGTTTTAAGATAAACAGCCTTGCGGGGGGCAAGCGATAGTCTAAGAATAAATTCCAGAATAAACGCGCCCCAAATGAGGATGCTAATTGCATCTAAAAGAGGAGCTAGTCCCCAAATCAGTTCCACCACAAATAGACCGAGCCAAGCAAAACTCAACACGAGCATTGGCATTTCCAGCCAATCTTCAAGTTGCTGCAAGATTTGCTGTTGCTCGTGTTCTATTGCTTGCTTTTCGGCTCGCTCCAAGGGTTGCATCACGATAATTGAAAATTGAATGTCATAGTTCAGGGGGCGTTTCCAGCACAATCACGTTGACCAGGGGCATCGCATTGAAATCTTGTGCTAACAGGTGAGCTTGAATGGCTTGAGTTAAATCAGTGCGGATTTGTTCAATCGATCGAGCCGCCTCTGGCTGGCGCTGAACATACACCACGCACAGCAAGGTATTTTGCCCCTGAATGTTGGCTCTGGTAAAACGCACATTGGACTCAACCAGTTGAGCTGAATCACTTTGCTGTACGACCTGCTGCACTGCGGCATTGGCCCGCTGGGCGCGACTGGAGCGCTCTAAACTGGGCGAGTTTGACAACTGCCAGGTGAGCAGGACGGCGATCGCGATCGCACTCACCCCCAGCGCCACCGGAAACACCCCGCGCTGGCCCCGCTGGTAGCGTGCCCCTTTAGTCGATAGCCCAAAGGTGCGGAACAAGATCGCCGCCGACAGGTTGATGCCACTGAGCTGGAGCAGCAGCAAAAACACCCCATTGACGACCAGATCCCAGCGGCCAATGGCCGTCGACATGCCGACAATGCCCGCCGGGGGAGCCAGCGAGGCCGCCACCAGCATGCCAGTGGCTGTGCCCGAAACCAGACTGCTGCGCTCCGACTGCACCAGGTTGACGGCCCCCGCTGCCCCCGCCGCCAGGGGCAGCAGCACTGCCACCGCAGAAACCTGACTGTTATCGATCATCGACGGTGTAGCAATCTGCTGCCGAAACACCAGGCTGAGCAGGGCTGCCACCCCAATCGTGACCAGCAGGGCAGTGAAGTAGCGCAGCACACTGCGACCCATCAGGTGGCGATCGCCCCGAGCCGAGGCGATCGCTGTATTCATGGCTGGCCCAGCAAAGGGGGCAATTAGCATCGCCGCTACCAGCAGGTAGTTGGTGTTGGTAAACAGCCCAATCCAGACAATGACGCCTGCGATCGCGGCATAGCCCAAAAACCCCTTCCACGAACCCACGCTCTGCAACCCGGCCAAAAAAATCTCGATCGGGCTGCGCTCCTCCACCTGGGTGACCTGCTCCGCAGCCTGATCGGCTGGGGGATGCAGGGCCATTACCCCGGTGGGCACCAAGGTAATCTCTAGCTCCGGCAGATCCTGAAGCGCCTCTATTAGCGGCTCCACCCGCTGATTAGAAACATGCACCAGCACCATGTCTCGGGGAGTATCGCCCCCGGTTTGCCACTGGGCCAGGTTAGTACCCTGACAGGCTCGAGCCTTTTGCAGCACGGTTTTGCCGACGCCCCAGGGCACTTGAATCAACAGTTGGCGCATGGCAAATCCACGGGTAGAAGTTGTTCCAATACGCTCTCTATCCTGGGGATGGTCGGATGGCCTGGCATCGTCTAAAGGGCTAGTTTGAAGGATAGACAGTCCTTGTTCAGCTCTAGGGCGTTGACGGCTGGGGTTGACGGCTGCCCCTTGGCCCGGCTGACAAGAACCAACGTTTGCTGCAATTACTTTGAGCTACGAGATCAAGACGCTCTCTCTACCGGACATATATCTGTTGCTCCAACGAGAGGAAGATAGGGTTTTACCATAGGCAGAGCCTTAGCCGATTTAGCGACTGTGGCGGGCCAGCACCCACAGCGACAGATTTTCGAGCATGACCAGCGTGGCGGTAATGCCCACCGCCAAGCCAAACAAAAGCAGGTTGCTCTGGTTGCCCGATCGCAACGCAAAGCTCAGCGACGTCGCCACCGCAGGCGGGTGAACCACATCCAGCACAATCATCAGCACGATGGTGACCACCATCGCCAGGCCGCCGGACAGGTAGCCCGGTCCTACCATTGTGTAGGTGACGAAGCCCAGGCCCGCCGCCATCAGCTGCGAGATCAGTAGCGTGCGCACCGAGTTAGTGCCGTGCTGCGGGTCAAGGTAGATCAAAAAAGCGCTGGAGGCTAAGGAGGCAAACAGCAGGCGCTGCTGGCTGAGCGCTTCGACCAGGGCCAAAACTGATAAGACCACCGCCGTTGGGGCGATCGCTAGAGCCAACTCTCCTCTCAGATTTAGCCGTCGGCGCAGGGCGCGATTGGCACCCTTAATGGGCTTCAGGCTTTTGCGGTCTTGGCTCATGAATGGCTCCAGGCTGGGGACGGCAGAGAGCCATGCGTCGATGGGTCATGTACCGATCTTAGTTTAGCCCCAGCTCACGCTTGAGCAAGTTGATCGATTTTTCGCCGATGTAGTTGTCACAGACAATCAGCTGCTGACCTGCCTAGGCAGGTGCCCTTGGGGAGATCCTTCAATAGGCGGCGTTGCTGAATAGCGGTATGACTTTGCAGAAATTTGAACGAGGTTCCAGTAGCTACAGCAATCGGTTCATACCTAGAATCAGCAACGCTGAAAAATTCAGCATGGACCAACCCTCTAAATCCAGCCGCGATCGCACGGGCCAAAACGAGCCAGAACCCACCCAACCTGACCGCGCCAAAGCTACAGATTGACGCTCCACAACTGTTCCCTTAAACAGAAGCGAGGCTGACTCAAACCGCTTACTATCGGCCAAGTGAGCACCGGCTGGGGAGGTAGTGACTCGTCATCCGAGGTAGCTCACAAGCCTCACCTATGGACTACTGGAGACAGACCTATGCAGCTAGGAAAATGGGTCGGCCTGCTGGCTTTGGGGGTCTCTATCTATTTTCTTTGGGAAATTCGTCAGGTGCTGCTGCTATTGTTTGCCGCAGTGGTGATAGCGACCGTGCTAAACCGGGTAGTGCGAGTCTTACAGCGGCTGCGGATTAAACGGGGACTTGCGATCGCAATCACCATTGCCCTGCTGCTGCTGACCGTCTTTGGCCTCTTTGCCATCATTCTGCCCCGATTTATTGACCAACTCCAAAATTTAAGTGGGCTACTGCCAGCGGCACTCGAACGCCTAAGTACCAGTTATGAATGGTTTCAGGGCCGCATTCCTGGCATGGCTCTAGGAGAAAACCAGGGGGTAGATCGCCTGCTAAATGAAGCTCAGGCGCTGATATACAGCACATTTGGCAATTTTTTCCTCATCCTCAACTCGTCGATCAACGCGGTAGTTAACCTATTTCTCGTGCTAGCGGCTACCGTCATGCTGCTAGTCAATCCTGGCTCCTACCGGCGCACCGTCATCGCCGCCTTTCCCGGCTTTTACCGCGATCGCGTAAACGAGATTTTAACCAAGTGCGAACATTCCCTGGTGGGCTGGTTTCAAGGCACCCTAGCAGGCATGGTTTCGATCGGTACCCTGAGCTACATTGGGCTGCTGATTTTGGGTGTACCTCTGCCCCTGGTCAACGCTATTCTCGCCGGGCTACTAGAGATTATTCCTAACGTCGGCCCCATTATTAGTGCTGTTCCACCGATACTATTAGCCCTGCTAGATGCTCCCTGGAAAGGGTTTGCCGTGCTGATCCTGTACTTCTTCATCCAGCAGTTTGAAAGCCTGGCTTTAATGCCCATACTCATGAAACGGGCTGTATCGCTTATGCCCCTGTTTACGCTGCTTTCGGTCGTCATATTTGCGTCATTGTTTGGGTTGCTGGGGCTATTTCTGGCAGTTCCACTGCTGATTGTGGTGCAAATTTGGCTGCAAGAAGTGCTGGTCAAGGATGTGATGGATTCTTGGCAAGCCCCCCGTACCCTAAGCCGAGATCAGCTGCACCAGCAATAGGCTGGGCTCAATTGCCTATGGGCAAGCTACTTATGCCGTTCCCATAAGCGTTTATCCTACTGTCTTCGAAAAGCGCAACGAAGGGTTTACAATGCTTCAACGTCGCCAGTTGACGCAATTTTGACAATAACAAAGCTGGGTTATCAGACCCTAAAGTGGCGAAGCTGAAATTTGGGACAATTTAGTTCCTTTGTATTGTCTGAATAGCTGTCCCGCGCCGCAACCATGCAACGACTGTATCTATTGCTGAAATCCTCTCTACACAAAGCATCCAAGCCAATCGAGAGGTTTGGATGCGACTTTTAAGTAGAACGGCAAAATAAGGCTTTGAGACAACTGGCACAGAGCAGAGCAGGCCAAATTAAGTTCATTCTTCAATGCTACTGGCACAGAGCATATTTGCTTATGGCCTATGAGAAGAAGGCCCACGTGCTCTTTTCCTGGCTGAGCCTCTCTTGGGAAAATACTCGGCTGTGAACCTAGAGTGCCCTTGCTGGTGGGAGCGGTAGAAGAAGCATAGTGCGAGCGGCTAGGTGGTTTAGTTGCCAGAGTAAAGTTCCACTCCGAAGGCGGGCGGGTCTTTGTCAAAGGGCTCACCCGGCTAAACTTTGGGGCCTAAATGCTCCAAAAAGCTTGGTGTAATGCCGTGTAATAGCTGCTTACACAATATTACATCCCTTAAACCCTGAAAGCCTTATGCTGTAAGGCTTTGAAATTTATACAGTGTTGTTCTTATATGCTTTTTAGCAAGCATATGAATGCGGTACACGTTGGTCTATACTCTTAACATTACACAAACTAGAACATATGAACTATGAATGAAGGTGGAGTAGCAACAGTCTCTTCGTTATACGAAGCGTTGACAGCATATTTTGAGGAGTTTCCAGGCCGCAAGAAGTATATCAAGACAGCTATTTTCAGGTTTCTTCTGCCTTTCTCTGGGTTTCAACTTGATTGTCAGACCCAGACCAATGTGCCGATTTCCCGTGACGAGACGAAAAGACGCTGGGAGCTGACTCGAGAATTACCACTAGACTTGTTTCACGATGTCCACAAGGTGATGTCTTGGCAAGAACAAGTTTTTGTAGACCTTCAAGCCCCTGCTAACGTTCGTGGGGTCTACAAATGCCATCTCAACCACTTTCTCTCTTACTGCAAAGAGAGGGATTGGTTAGTCGCTCCAGAACCTAAAAAGTGGGCCATTCCCTTAAATTATCCCAAGGATCTTCCGGGTAGAGTGCAAGAGTCGAAGAAAAATTACCCCATCACTCAACGACACAACCTAATAAGCTACCGAGCTAAGATCGAAGACCTCGCAGAATCAGTACAGCAAGAAATAAAGCTCTGCCGCGCTTTTTGGACCGACCCATACTATGGTGCAAGGCCAATTACAGAGCTAATTGACCCAGAGACGTTTAATCAGTACGAAAACTACACTCTCCAGATTATTGGTTGGATGACTTTGGACAAGGTTGACTACCACAAGAGAATGGTAGAACGAGCGAGGGTTAACAAGCAGAATGATCTTGCCTATCAGCCCGATTGGCTTGATGTCTCAGAGGAACCACCAGTTTGGCTTCAAGATCTACAGCAAAAATATCTTCCAAAATCTGTGGGCGATTTTACATTGGATGACCTCGTTCCTGTCGTGGAGTTACGTTCAGATGCACTAGCTAATGAATACGAGCATCAGCTAGTGCATCAGCAGGTAGGGATAAATGAGGTTAACTCCCAAAGCGTACTAGAACGTCTTTGCTATGAACTCGAGGCTCAGAATGCTAGCTTAAGCTTTGAGCTCACTCTCCAAATAGGCCAATTTGCTCAAAATAATAAATTACTTGTTGAGCAGCTTCACCAGCTCAACAGAACCAATAAACTTAATCGGATGAAAGAAAAAGCACAAGCGGAAGCTATTGCTGCTGGAGACTATGCTCGTGATCTATTTGGAGATTTATTTAGATGGATTAGCTATCAACATAATCCACTTTCTAAGCAAGATGGATACCACATTGGTAAATACTATAGGCACAGGATCTGCTATACCCTGATGAACTGGGCTAAGTTCCGTTATCGCAAAATTACAAATCCTTTAATGTCTCCAGAATATAGAGATATTCCTGTAGTCATGACACTAAGAGCAACTAGGGATGAAACCGAAGCCCTGGTGCTTCCCAAAAACTATGTGTCTCCTTTAAAGAAGGTACCAAAATGGCAAGAACTGGGGGAACTCCTCAAAAGCCTTCTAGACGATTGTGCTCCTAGAAACAAGATAAAAGAAGATGATTGCAGGCAGAACTTCGGAATAATGAGACGCCAAACTGCCGTTTCCAAAAGTTTTCAACGTTACCTTATTGTTCTTTTTTTCCGTTTAGTTTCACCTGAGCGGCAACATGTCATACGGAATTTGAAGGTTGGCGACTCTCTTAAGCTATGCCATATTGACCTTGATGCAGAATTAATTGAGGAAGCTCCTTGGAACCATCAAGAGAAAAGGTATAGAGCATACTACAATGATATTACAAAGCTATATTATCTCAACCCTGCAGATGCCTGTGATGAGATGGGAAATACTCCTACCAACCCGAAAGGGAAATCGTACGAGTGGATTGTTGATTTAGATCCTACAAAAACTAAAATTGACAAAGAAAGCTCCTACCGAATTCCAAAAATATATAATCCCGAGCTACAAGCTTGGTTATATGGGAGGCTAGATTATTCTGGTACTTGGCACAATTGGCCAACCTATAAAGGAACACAACAACAAGGAAGGTATAGAAAGCAGCAGTACAACTGGTGTGGCTATGTTGATGTCGACAATGGGAAAACATATGGATTCCGAGATATATTTAATCCTACCCATGACTTTGTCTTCACCCAAACTAACGGCAAACCATTTGAGGGAAGAAATTTGAGTGGTATTTTCGATACAATAGTCTGGAAGTATCTCAATGTTCGCTCAGCTCCACACGATGTGAGGCGTGCGTCAACCACTCATTACAAGAGAAAGGGAATGACAGCGGCCCAGAGCGAATCTTTGGCACACATCAAAAGCCACAGCCAGCATACGCAGGATAGTTCTGCCTATAACAAAACGGGGGCATTGGAAAAAACAAAATTAGCCTCTGAGATGATTATTAACGAATTTTTAGAGGAGCAGGGTCTTGACCCGGATGAGTATGGTTTGGCCTAATAGGCATTAGACTAACGAAACTCGATTTGAGGCCATTCATCAATCAAATCCCATAGTTTTGACACGGTTTGTTGAAGCCTGTGAACAAAAGGATTGGCGAATAAAAGGATAGGGGGCGGATTGTCGTCCCCTATCGCCGTCCATCTGGTCACAGCACTCTTTAAGGGATTGAGCGGTAAGTTGCTTCAAATTCCAGCTTCCCCAGTTTAAGGTTTTACTGGCGGGAGAGCGACCGTAGCATTAGTCGACATACCGCGCCGTCATTGACGCTGAGCTGTGACCCAGCAGCCGCGCAATCTTGGCCAAGCTGTAGCCCTGGCGATAAAGCTCTGTTGCAAAGCTACGGCGGAAACTGTGGGTACTCACCCCATCAAGGGCTGCCAGTTCGCAGGCATCGCGCAGCACCTTATCCGCCGCCTGCCGGCTGAGGTGACCGTCTTGGCCATTGTGGTGGGCCGGAAACAGGTAGCTCGACTGGGGAGCACGATAAGCCGTTAGAAATGGCCGTAGCGCATCCACGACCATCGCCACCCGGGGCTTTTTAGTCTTGGTGTTCTCGCGCCGGAAACTGATCCGGTCAGGGCCAATATCACCCACATCCAGGCTCAGCACTTCAGTAATTCTGGAGCCGGTGAAGTAGGCGATCGCAAACACTGCCCGCCACTTGTCGCTGGGTAGCTCCGCAAAGATAGCCCCTAGGTGTTCAGGAGTCAGGTTTCGCGCCTGCCCGCGCCGATCCACTTTGCGGGCCTCGGGCAGCTCCACCGACCTAAGCTCAAAATCTGCCGCTGTGAACATGGCTATTCCCATCAACGCATCCCTACCTTACTTGCTCTTTTGTTAAAACAGCAAGTAAAAATCGACACAGAATAAGGCTTTTCGGGTATCAGGTCGTGCGGTGATTTTACGTCTCATGTGAGACAACCGAAAACCCTTGATTTCTCGTTCATCGATCTCATAATTAGATTGACGAGACAGAAATCGATTTGCCATGAGTTTTATATGTATACCGCCAAATGTTTAGATGTTTAGATGTTCAAGCGCCTAGACTACTAGATGTTTAATCATCCAGTCTCCCAAACATCTGATAGGCTCACAGCAGAATTCAGGAGTTGAGGCCGTGATCGTAACAGTCGTCAGCTTTAAGGGTGGGGTGGGCAAAACCACAACCGCCATCCACCTGGGAGGGTACCTGCAAGGGTTGGGAGAAACGTTGGTAGTCGATGGAGACAGCAACCGCTCTGCTCTCCAGTGGGCAGCTAGCGATCGCCTTCCGTTTGCCGTAGCCGATGAGATGCAAGCGCCAAAGCTGCTCATGTCGGGCAAATTTCAAAACGTTGTTATAGACACAGCCGCTCGGCCATCGTCTGATGAGCTGGCCAGCCTTGCCCAGGGGTGTGATCTGCTGATCATTCCATGCAGTCCCGACGCCTTAAGTATGGGAGCCATGATGCAGATGGTGGAGCCACTGCAAGGACTCAAAGCAGAGTACAGGATACTGCTCACCATCATTCCACCTAAGCCCAACGCGGCTGGGGCAGAAGCTAGGGCCTCTTTGCTTGGTGCTGGGCTACCTCTATTTGCTGGAGGTATTCGCAGATTGAACGCTTTTCAAAGGGCGGCGCTCGATGGGTGCCTAGTTAAAGATGTGAAAGGCGATAGTTACGCGGGTATCGCTTGGAGCTGCTACACCGCCATCGGAAAGGAGATATTGCCGTGAGTGAACAAAACCGATTCGCTAACCTGCTCAAGGTAGCCCAGCAGAAACCTGAAATAGAAACTTTTGAGCCCTCTACACCTACAGCAGATGTTCAAACATCTGAGCATCTAGACATTCAAACATCTAAACAGCCGGACATCTCAACGTCTAAGGCTAAGAGCAGCAGCAAGGATTTTAAGCGCACTACGGTATACCTCACTCAGGAGCTGCACCGCAGACTAAAGCGGGCCAGCCTCGACAAGGAAATGGAGATGAGCGATATTGCCGAAGCTGCAATCGCGGCGTGGCTCGATGAACATTCAGATGTTTAGATGTCTGATATTTAGCTGTACGCTTGGCCAACTCTATCCATTGAGTAGACGTCTCCTTATTGTCGCTGATCCACCAATGACTGTTGCTTTATGCCTCAATCCCCTGCCCTATTTCCCGAAGACGAAAACTACTTTGCTCTGCTTAATGGCTTAAAGCAACGCATCCGTGGAGCGCAACTCAAAGCTGCCCAAGCTGTCAACCAGGAACTAATCATGCTCTATTGGCATATAGGCCAAGAGATTGTGAAGCGCCAGCTGACGCAGGGTTGGGGCAGCAAAGTTATTGAGCGCTTAGCCAAAGATTTGAAAAAAGAATTTCCGGATGTATCGGGGTTCTCGACGCGGAACCTGAAATACATGCGGTCATTTGCCGAGGCATACCCCGATGAAACATTAGTGCAACGCAGCGTTGCACAATTACCCTGGCGACATAACATCGCATTGCTCTCCAAGCTGAAGAGCCCAGAAATGCGCGTCTGGTATGCCCAAAAGGCTATCAATCATGGGTGGAGTAGCGACATTCTAGCAATGCAGATAGACAGCAATCTGTATGGGCGTCAGGGCGGCGCAATAACGAACTTTGAGCGAACATTACCCCCTGAAAAGTCTGATTTAAGCCGCCAATTGCTGAAAGATCCTTATAATTTTGATTTTTTGACGCTTGGGGAAGATGCACAGGAACGGGATCTAGAACGGGGCCTGTTAGGCCATATCCGGGCATTCCTGATGGAATTAGGCGTCGGCTTTGCTTTCCTTGGAAGCCAGTATCCGATTGTCGTGGATGACAAAGAGTATCGGATAGACCTGCTCTTCTACCATGTTCGCCTGCATTGCTATATCGTTATTGACCTTAAGATGAGGGAGTTTGAACCTGCTTTCTCAGGCCAGATGAATTTCTATGTTTCGGCGGTTAACCACACGCTACGGGTCGAGGGGGATCATCCGACCATTGGCATTATTCTCTGTAAATCAAAAAGCAAAACCGTCGTTGAGTATGCCCTTGATACTGTACAGAATCCGATCGGCGTCTCAACGTATGTGGTGCGTGACGAACTCCCGCTAGCTCTGCAAGACAGTCTACCGACTGCTGAACAGCTGGAAATGGAGTTGGAAGCCGCTGTGAAAGAGCTAGGAGACGATCAGCCGGATGAGCCGTGAAATCCTGTGGCTTCACCCATACCCTGCTGATTGAATAAGAACCTATCGGTTAATGAGTGAAGATGCCTTGGATAGTCACATCAGCAGGATCTTCAGCATTGAGAGAATCAAGCCCACGCAGATGATAGAGCAGTAGCAACCGCTCCTCGTCCGGCAGCTCAAACCAGCGCTTGCATTCAAATCGATCGGCAATAAACTGGCGAATCACGTCCACAGACCAACCTAGGCTCCTAATCTGCTGTTGAATCTGCTCGTGCAGGTCTGAGTCATACGCTGCAGGCTCAGCTTCCTGTGGAAAAGCAGGCTCATCCCCCCGCACCCCCCTATTCGGAGTAAAAGAATTTGTATCCGACCCCAACTCACCGGCGCAAAGCGCCTCACCCTTCATATCTCTCTCTGAGGGGTGTAATTCCTTAGTTTCTGGGGATTCTGACGTTTCTGATATTGCTTCAGATCTCGCCTCTTCAGGAGCTAGGAGGCTTGCTGCTAGGGCAATTACACCCTCTTGATGCTCGGGGTGCCAGAGGCGAAGGTGCTTGTAGAGGGTCTGCTGGCTAA
Encoded here:
- a CDS encoding AAA family ATPase; the protein is MIVTVVSFKGGVGKTTTAIHLGGYLQGLGETLVVDGDSNRSALQWAASDRLPFAVADEMQAPKLLMSGKFQNVVIDTAARPSSDELASLAQGCDLLIIPCSPDALSMGAMMQMVEPLQGLKAEYRILLTIIPPKPNAAGAEARASLLGAGLPLFAGGIRRLNAFQRAALDGCLVKDVKGDSYAGIAWSCYTAIGKEILP
- a CDS encoding YhcG family protein; this translates as MPQSPALFPEDENYFALLNGLKQRIRGAQLKAAQAVNQELIMLYWHIGQEIVKRQLTQGWGSKVIERLAKDLKKEFPDVSGFSTRNLKYMRSFAEAYPDETLVQRSVAQLPWRHNIALLSKLKSPEMRVWYAQKAINHGWSSDILAMQIDSNLYGRQGGAITNFERTLPPEKSDLSRQLLKDPYNFDFLTLGEDAQERDLERGLLGHIRAFLMELGVGFAFLGSQYPIVVDDKEYRIDLLFYHVRLHCYIVIDLKMREFEPAFSGQMNFYVSAVNHTLRVEGDHPTIGIILCKSKSKTVVEYALDTVQNPIGVSTYVVRDELPLALQDSLPTAEQLEMELEAAVKELGDDQPDEP
- a CDS encoding DUF389 domain-containing protein, yielding MRQLLIQVPWGVGKTVLQKARACQGTNLAQWQTGGDTPRDMVLVHVSNQRVEPLIEALQDLPELEITLVPTGVMALHPPADQAAEQVTQVEERSPIEIFLAGLQSVGSWKGFLGYAAIAGVIVWIGLFTNTNYLLVAAMLIAPFAGPAMNTAIASARGDRHLMGRSVLRYFTALLVTIGVAALLSLVFRQQIATPSMIDNSQVSAVAVLLPLAAGAAGAVNLVQSERSSLVSGTATGMLVAASLAPPAGIVGMSTAIGRWDLVVNGVFLLLLQLSGINLSAAILFRTFGLSTKGARYQRGQRGVFPVALGVSAIAIAVLLTWQLSNSPSLERSSRAQRANAAVQQVVQQSDSAQLVESNVRFTRANIQGQNTLLCVVYVQRQPEAARSIEQIRTDLTQAIQAHLLAQDFNAMPLVNVIVLETPPEL
- a CDS encoding HPP family protein; this translates as MSQDRKSLKPIKGANRALRRRLNLRGELALAIAPTAVVLSVLALVEALSQQRLLFASLASSAFLIYLDPQHGTNSVRTLLISQLMAAGLGFVTYTMVGPGYLSGGLAMVVTIVLMIVLDVVHPPAVATSLSFALRSGNQSNLLLFGLAVGITATLVMLENLSLWVLARHSR
- a CDS encoding mechanosensitive ion channel family protein; protein product: MSEEMSTLLDRMQAMVNGIIILLPNVVLALIVFASFFFVARAIKKIVRNLTRNRRQARNLGMVLGRLAQGTTILVGLFIALTIVIPSLKASDLVQLLGISGVAIGFAFRDILQNFLAGILILLTEPFQIDDQIVFKDFEGTVENIETRATTIRTYDGRRIVIPNSELFTNSVTVNTAFENRRLECDIGIGYGDDIDEARRLILEAIYETDGVLKTPTPDAILVELAGSSVNIRARWWVQPPRRADVLDLQDRVLTNIKNKLTANGIDLPFPTQQILFHDQTEATDGDRTGQREGWPAGKGQVPQPRSISRSLNRLAELKVQGNGSGRTKPAPPAEE
- a CDS encoding tyrosine-type recombinase/integrase, with the translated sequence MGIAMFTAADFELRSVELPEARKVDRRGQARNLTPEHLGAIFAELPSDKWRAVFAIAYFTGSRITEVLSLDVGDIGPDRISFRRENTKTKKPRVAMVVDALRPFLTAYRAPQSSYLFPAHHNGQDGHLSRQAADKVLRDACELAALDGVSTHSFRRSFATELYRQGYSLAKIARLLGHSSASMTARYVD
- a CDS encoding AI-2E family transporter is translated as MQLGKWVGLLALGVSIYFLWEIRQVLLLLFAAVVIATVLNRVVRVLQRLRIKRGLAIAITIALLLLTVFGLFAIILPRFIDQLQNLSGLLPAALERLSTSYEWFQGRIPGMALGENQGVDRLLNEAQALIYSTFGNFFLILNSSINAVVNLFLVLAATVMLLVNPGSYRRTVIAAFPGFYRDRVNEILTKCEHSLVGWFQGTLAGMVSIGTLSYIGLLILGVPLPLVNAILAGLLEIIPNVGPIISAVPPILLALLDAPWKGFAVLILYFFIQQFESLALMPILMKRAVSLMPLFTLLSVVIFASLFGLLGLFLAVPLLIVVQIWLQEVLVKDVMDSWQAPRTLSRDQLHQQ
- a CDS encoding potassium channel family protein; its protein translation is MQPLERAEKQAIEHEQQQILQQLEDWLEMPMLVLSFAWLGLFVVELIWGLAPLLDAISILIWGAFILEFILRLSLAPRKAVYLKTNWISAIALLLPALRVLRFMRVMRILQTTRAVRGLRLLRVMTRTNRSMRSLSATFVRRGFGYVVMMTAIITLVGAAGMYAFEQDAPDLPGFDSYGTALWWTAMLMTTMGSDYFPKTVEGRILCFLLALYAFAVFGYVTATLATFFIGQDADDDEAEIVGAKSIDALRDEITALRTEIQSLRQEN